The following proteins come from a genomic window of Pocillopora verrucosa isolate sample1 chromosome 6, ASM3666991v2, whole genome shotgun sequence:
- the LOC131798082 gene encoding uncharacterized protein translates to MGDFGCGDGGWTPLMKIDGSKVTFHYDSHYWSDKNQYNITGGRTGFDTQETKLPTYWNTPFSKICLGMKISGQLRFIVINKQANSLYSLIADGTYRATSLGRDEWKKLIGADGSLQLGCNKEGFNAVGTSSYFSKARLGYIANNQNDCGSCDSRIGFGTGGYPDNSITCGNAAAHFPDNGTRNIKAMGYILVQKLYESNPVYREGNRASSARTFLRRTFIKHEFHHLNVPLVGTVAVSDVFDCTLECLSNPFCFSVNLAAFKGAHGKLWCELLSSDKFRNSTEYKGNKSSHHFAIESPCSSSPCQHEATCVTNYRDGSFGCRCAEGFIGEYCEKVTGSCKEAYNLFKSNASQLVTLDLDSKPITVLCQMEDFGCGDGGWTPVMKTDGNKATFDYDSHYWSDKNQYNIPGGRTGFDSQETKLPTYWNTPFSKICLGMKISGQLSFIVFNKQANSLHSLIADGTYRATSLGRNEWKKLIGAQGSLQLNCNKEGFNAVGIARIGYVANQENDCGTCDSRIGFGTRGGSNACGNVASHSPDNGDRNIKAMGYILVQ, encoded by the exons ATGGGGGATTTTGGAtgcggagatggaggatggacgcctcTAATGAAGATTGACGGCAGCAAG GTAACGTTTCACTATGACTCTCACTACTGGAGTGATAAAAACCAATACAACATCACCGGCGGAAGGACTGGGTTTGACACACAAGAGACCAAGCTACCGACTTATTGGAACACAcctttctccaagatctgtctcggtatgaaaaTAAGTGGACAGCTCAGGTTTATTGTCATTAACAAGCAGGCCAACTCTCTGTACTCTTTGATCGCTGATGGGACATACCGCGCTACTTCACTGGGACGTGACGAGTGGAAGAAGTTGATTGGTGCGGATGGTTCTTTGCAACTGGGCTGTAACAAGGAGGGCTTCAATGCTGTAGGTACTTCAAGTTATTTTTCTAAAGCAAGACTTGGTTATATAGCTAACAATCAAAACGATTGTGGCTCTTGTGACTCCAGAATTGGGTTTGGTACCGGAGGATATCCTGATAACTCCATTACATGTGGAAACGCAGCAGCTCATTTCCCAGATAACGGTACCAGAAATATCAAAGCCATGGGATATATTTTGGTGCA aaagCTCTACg AATCAAACCCCGTGTATCGCGAGGGCAACCGTGCCTCCTCCGCAAGAACCTTCCTGAGACGTACATTCATTAAACACGAGTTTCATCACTTGAATGTGCCGCTTGTTGGAACAGTGGCAGTGTCTGATGTGTTTGACTGCACGTTAGAATGTCTTAGCAATCCGTTCTGTTTTTCTGTAAACCTGGCCGCCTTCAAAGGAGCCCATGGAAAACTTTGGTGCGAATTGTTGTCATCTGATAAGTTCAGAAACTccacagagtataaagggaataAAAGTTCGCATCATTTTGCCATTGAG TCACCTTGCTCTTCGTCACCTTGCCAACACGAGGCTACCTGTGTCACAAACTATAGAGATGGCTCATTCGGATGCCGCTGTGCGGAAGGCTTCATaggagaatattgtgaaaaag TTACTGGGTCCTGCAAAGAAGCTTACAACCTTTTCAA GTCAAACGCCAGTCAACTGGTTACATTAGACCTGgactctaaaccaatcacagttctCTGTCAGATGGAGGATTTTGGATGCGGTGATGGAGGATGGACCCCTGTAATGAAGACTGACGGCAATAAG gCAACGTTTGACTATGACTCTCACTACTGGAGTGATAAAAACCAATACAACATCCCCGGCGGGAGGACTGGGTTTgactcacaagagaccaagttaccgaccTATTGGAACACAcctttctccaagatctgtctcggtatgaagataaGTGGACAGCTCAGTTTTATTGTCTTTAACAAGCAAGCCAACTCTCTGCACTCACTGATTGCTGATGGGACATACCGCGCTACTTCACTGGGTCGTAACGAGTGGAAGAAGTTGATTGGTGCGCAGGGCTCTTTGCAACTAAACTGTAACAAGGAGGGCTTTAATGCTGTAGGTATTGCAAGAATTGGTTATGTAGCTAACCAGGAAAACGATTGTGGTACTTGTGACTCCAGAATTGGGTTTGGTACTAGAGGAGGTTCCAATGCGTGTGGAAACGTAGCATCTCATTCCCCAGATAATGGTGACAGAAACATCAAAGCTATGGGATATATTTTGGTGCAGTAA